Proteins from one Oscillatoria nigro-viridis PCC 7112 genomic window:
- a CDS encoding HhoA/HhoB/HtrA family serine endopeptidase, whose product MKSSTGKFWKQPAIYILLLVTGAGAAMLGDRLTVSQFRANSGDSGQRALEPKLQLPPNTNTKDRVSKVLPPASLSGDAANVNFIVAAVAKVGPAVVRIDASRRVKPENRGLSPEDFFGIEPNSGGRGGIERGTGSGFVIGPDGVILTNAHVVEGADTVNVTLKDGRSFQGRVLGADKVTDVAVVKIDANALPVVPIGNSDKLLSGEWAIAIGNPLGLDNSVTAGIISATGRSSSDVGVPDKRIGFIQTDAAINPGNSGGPLLNASGQVIGMNTAIIQGAQGLGFAIPIQAAQQVAKELISTGKVEHAYLGIEMATLNPEVKQQINSNANSSLRVAVDRGVAIVSVVPNSPAAAAGLRAGDVIQKINNQPIIQSEAVQDFVQNAKVGGLLQMEINRNGQIVNLTVKTGSLPVQKVG is encoded by the coding sequence ATGAAGAGTTCTACTGGCAAATTTTGGAAGCAACCGGCAATTTACATATTGCTGCTGGTAACGGGAGCCGGGGCCGCCATGTTGGGCGATCGTCTGACGGTTTCTCAATTTCGTGCAAATTCCGGCGATTCGGGACAAAGGGCGCTGGAACCGAAATTGCAACTACCTCCTAATACAAATACAAAGGATCGAGTTAGCAAAGTCTTGCCGCCTGCTTCCTTGTCGGGCGACGCGGCTAATGTGAATTTTATTGTGGCTGCGGTGGCAAAAGTTGGCCCGGCAGTGGTTCGGATCGATGCTTCGCGCCGGGTGAAACCGGAAAATAGAGGGCTGTCGCCGGAAGATTTTTTTGGCATAGAACCGAATTCGGGCGGCCGGGGCGGGATCGAACGGGGTACTGGTTCGGGTTTTGTCATCGGGCCCGACGGCGTAATTCTCACTAACGCTCACGTTGTAGAGGGAGCCGATACGGTAAATGTAACTCTCAAGGACGGCCGCAGCTTTCAGGGCCGGGTGTTGGGGGCTGATAAGGTGACGGATGTGGCTGTGGTGAAGATTGACGCGAACGCTCTGCCTGTTGTGCCGATCGGCAATTCGGATAAGCTGTTGTCTGGGGAATGGGCGATCGCGATCGGCAATCCTTTGGGTTTGGACAATTCCGTAACTGCGGGGATTATTAGCGCTACGGGGCGATCGAGCTCTGATGTGGGCGTACCCGACAAGCGCATCGGTTTTATTCAAACAGACGCTGCAATTAATCCGGGGAATTCCGGCGGCCCGCTGCTGAATGCTTCGGGCCAAGTTATTGGCATGAATACGGCGATTATTCAAGGTGCTCAAGGATTGGGGTTTGCGATTCCCATTCAGGCGGCGCAACAGGTGGCGAAGGAACTGATTTCGACGGGGAAAGTCGAACACGCTTATTTGGGAATTGAAATGGCGACGCTGAATCCAGAGGTTAAGCAGCAAATTAACAGCAATGCTAACAGCAGTCTGCGAGTTGCAGTCGATCGGGGTGTGGCTATTGTTAGCGTTGTTCCTAATTCTCCCGCAGCAGCAGCCGGTTTGCGCGCGGGAGATGTGATTCAAAAAATTAACAATCAGCCGATTATTCAGTCGGAAGCTGTTCAGGATTTCGTGCAAAATGCTAAGGTTGGCGGTCTGTTGCAAATGGAAATCAACCGCAACGGGCAAATAGTTAATTTGACTGTTAAAACGGGAAGTTTGCCGGTTCAAAAAGTTGGATAA